Proteins encoded within one genomic window of Rhodospirillaceae bacterium:
- the tuf gene encoding elongation factor Tu, translating to MAKEKFERTKPHCNVGTIGHVDHGKTTLTAAITKVLAETGGAEFSDYADIDKAPEEKARGITISTAHVEYETENRHYAHVDCPGHADYVKNMITGAAQMDGAILVVSAADGPMPQTREHILLARQVGVPAIVVYMNKVDQVDDPELLELVEMEIRELLSSYDFPGDDIPIVQGTALGALEDGDPATGKDSITALMAAVDEYIPQPVRALDKPYLMPIEDVFSISGRGTVVTGRIESGVVKTGEEIEIVGIKDTQKTTCTGVEMFRKLLDQGEAGDNVGVLLRGTKREEVERGQVLAKPGSITPHTRFKCEAYILNKEEGGRHTPFFANYRPQFYFRTTDVTGTVVLPEGTEMVMPGDNITMEVELLAPIAMDEGLRFAIREGGRTVGAGVVASIVE from the coding sequence ATGGCCAAAGAAAAATTTGAACGGACTAAACCCCATTGCAACGTTGGCACGATTGGTCACGTTGATCATGGTAAAACGACGCTGACGGCGGCGATTACGAAGGTGCTGGCCGAAACGGGTGGTGCAGAGTTTTCTGACTACGCTGACATCGATAAAGCGCCTGAAGAAAAAGCGCGTGGCATTACCATTTCGACGGCTCACGTTGAGTACGAGACGGAAAACCGTCACTACGCCCACGTTGATTGCCCGGGCCATGCCGATTACGTGAAAAACATGATCACCGGCGCTGCCCAGATGGACGGTGCTATTTTGGTTGTTTCGGCCGCCGATGGCCCGATGCCGCAGACCCGTGAGCACATCCTGCTTGCCCGTCAGGTTGGCGTCCCTGCGATCGTTGTTTACATGAACAAGGTCGACCAGGTTGACGACCCCGAGCTTCTGGAACTTGTCGAGATGGAAATCCGTGAGCTGCTGAGCTCGTATGACTTCCCCGGCGACGATATTCCGATTGTTCAGGGTACAGCCCTTGGTGCCCTGGAAGACGGCGACCCGGCCACCGGGAAAGACTCGATCACGGCGCTGATGGCGGCTGTTGATGAATACATCCCGCAGCCTGTACGTGCGCTGGACAAGCCTTACCTGATGCCGATCGAGGATGTGTTCTCGATTTCCGGCCGTGGTACGGTTGTGACGGGTCGTATTGAAAGCGGTGTTGTGAAGACCGGCGAAGAAATCGAAATCGTTGGTATCAAAGACACCCAGAAGACCACCTGCACAGGCGTTGAAATGTTCCGCAAGCTGCTCGATCAGGGCGAAGCCGGCGATAACGTTGGCGTTTTGCTTCGTGGCACCAAGCGTGAAGAGGTCGAGCGCGGTCAGGTTCTGGCCAAGCCCGGTTCGATTACGCCGCACACCAGGTTCAAGTGCGAAGCCTACATCCTGAACAAGGAAGAAGGCGGTCGTCACACACCGTTCTTTGCTAACTACCGTCCGCAGTTTTACTTCCGCACCACCGATGTCACGGGCACCGTTGTTTTGCCTGAAGGCACCGAAATGGTGATGCCAGGTGATAACATCACGATGGAAGTTGAGTTGCTTGCTCCGATCGCCATGGACGAGGGTCTGCGCTTCGCTATTCGCGAAGGCGGGCGGACCGTCGGTGCCGGTGTCGTCGCTTCGATTGTCGAATAA
- the rplK gene encoding 50S ribosomal protein L11, producing MAKKIKGYVRLQVPAGQANPSPPIGPALGQAGLNIMEFCKAFNAETQNMEQGMPIPVVITAYQDATFEFITKTPPASFYLKKAAKVAKGSGEPNKEKVGQVTMAQVREIAELKMVDLNANDMDAACQMIKGSARSMGIEVVG from the coding sequence ATGGCTAAAAAGATTAAAGGCTATGTTCGGCTGCAAGTGCCGGCAGGACAGGCCAACCCGTCTCCCCCTATTGGCCCGGCACTGGGTCAGGCCGGCCTGAACATCATGGAATTCTGCAAGGCGTTTAACGCCGAAACGCAGAACATGGAGCAGGGTATGCCGATTCCGGTCGTCATTACCGCTTATCAGGATGCGACTTTTGAATTTATCACCAAGACCCCTCCGGCCAGCTTCTACCTTAAGAAAGCCGCGAAAGTGGCCAAAGGTTCTGGCGAACCGAACAAGGAAAAAGTCGGTCAGGTGACCATGGCCCAGGTCCGCGAGATTGCGGAATTGAAGATGGTCGATCTAAACGCCAACGACATGGATGCCGCCTGCCAGATGATTAAAGGCTCGGCACGTTCCATGGGCATAGAAGTGGTGGGATAG
- the fusA gene encoding elongation factor G: MARETPLDRYRNIGIMAHIDAGKTTSTERILYYTGISHKIGEVHDGNATMDWMEQEQERGITITSAATTCFWNDHRINIIDTPGHVDFTIEVERSLRVLDGAVAVFDSVAGVEPQSETVWRQADKYDVPRMCFVNKMDRTGADFYRCVEMMVDRLGASPLVLQLPIGSEAEFAGVVDLVKMKSIIWKDENLGAEFEEVDISDDLADKAAEYRKTLVEAAVDHDDAAMEAYLDGTEPSEDVLKQCIRTGTLAGAFVPVLTGSAFKNKGVQPLLDAVVDFMPAPTDVAAIKGVMADTDEEIERHNSDDEPFAALAFKVMNDPFVGSLTFARVYSGVLETGSSVVNTVKNKKERVGRMLQMHSNSREDVKEARAGDIIAMAGLKDTTTGDTLCEPSSPVILERMEFPDPVIEVAVEPKTKADQEKMGVALSRLAAEDPSFRVTSDPESGQTVIKGMGELHLEILVDRMKREFKVEANVGAPQVAYRETISKLADIDYTHKKQTGGSGQYARVKIRFEPFVPDEDTPPSGFIFDSKVVGGNVPREFIPGVEKGLASAMEAGILAGFPVINVKAELYDGASHDVDSSVMAFEVAARAAFREGMREAGPKLLEPIMRVEVVTPEDYMGDIIGDLNSRRGQVSDMDQRGNARVVLAMVPLANMFGYVNTLRSMSQGRAQYSMHFDNYSEVPRQVAEEVQTKLAG, from the coding sequence ATGGCCAGAGAAACTCCCCTAGATCGTTATCGCAACATCGGCATCATGGCCCATATCGATGCCGGCAAGACGACGTCCACCGAACGCATTCTTTATTATACCGGTATTTCCCATAAAATTGGTGAAGTCCATGACGGTAACGCCACCATGGACTGGATGGAACAAGAGCAAGAGCGCGGCATTACCATTACCTCTGCCGCGACGACCTGTTTCTGGAATGATCATCGCATTAACATCATCGACACCCCAGGCCACGTTGACTTCACTATTGAAGTTGAACGCTCCTTACGTGTTCTCGATGGCGCCGTCGCGGTTTTTGACAGTGTCGCCGGTGTTGAACCGCAATCTGAGACCGTTTGGCGTCAGGCCGATAAATACGATGTTCCGCGTATGTGTTTCGTCAACAAGATGGACCGTACCGGCGCTGATTTTTATCGCTGCGTTGAAATGATGGTTGATCGCCTTGGCGCATCCCCGCTGGTTCTTCAGTTGCCGATTGGATCAGAGGCTGAATTCGCCGGTGTTGTTGATCTGGTCAAGATGAAGTCGATCATCTGGAAAGATGAAAACCTGGGCGCTGAATTTGAAGAAGTTGATATTTCTGATGATCTCGCTGACAAGGCCGCCGAATACCGCAAAACCCTGGTTGAAGCCGCCGTCGATCACGACGACGCGGCTATGGAAGCCTACCTCGATGGCACAGAGCCCAGCGAAGACGTTCTTAAACAGTGCATTCGTACAGGCACCCTTGCCGGAGCATTTGTTCCGGTTCTGACCGGCTCCGCCTTCAAGAATAAAGGTGTACAGCCGCTTCTCGATGCAGTTGTCGACTTTATGCCTGCGCCGACCGACGTCGCCGCCATCAAGGGTGTGATGGCCGATACAGACGAAGAAATCGAACGTCATAATTCCGATGACGAACCCTTCGCGGCCCTGGCTTTCAAAGTTATGAACGATCCGTTCGTTGGTTCGCTGACTTTTGCCCGCGTTTATTCAGGTGTTCTTGAAACCGGCAGTTCTGTCGTCAACACCGTTAAAAACAAGAAAGAACGCGTCGGCCGTATGCTGCAGATGCATTCTAATTCACGTGAAGACGTCAAGGAAGCCCGGGCCGGTGATATCATTGCCATGGCTGGCCTTAAAGACACCACCACGGGTGACACTCTTTGCGAGCCATCCAGCCCCGTTATTCTGGAACGTATGGAATTCCCTGATCCGGTTATCGAAGTTGCCGTTGAGCCGAAGACCAAGGCCGATCAGGAAAAGATGGGCGTTGCCCTTTCACGTTTGGCAGCTGAAGATCCGTCGTTCCGCGTTACATCCGATCCCGAAAGCGGCCAGACCGTGATCAAGGGAATGGGTGAATTGCACCTGGAAATTCTCGTTGATCGCATGAAGCGTGAATTCAAGGTTGAAGCAAACGTTGGCGCGCCGCAGGTTGCCTACCGAGAGACCATTTCCAAGCTTGCCGACATCGACTACACCCACAAAAAGCAGACGGGTGGTTCAGGTCAGTATGCGCGCGTTAAAATCAGGTTTGAGCCCTTTGTTCCCGATGAAGACACACCGCCGTCCGGCTTTATCTTCGACAGCAAGGTTGTCGGCGGTAATGTTCCCCGGGAATTCATTCCGGGCGTTGAAAAGGGTCTGGCCAGCGCTATGGAAGCTGGCATTCTTGCCGGTTTCCCGGTCATCAATGTTAAAGCCGAGCTCTACGACGGCGCCTCACATGATGTTGACTCAAGCGTCATGGCTTTTGAAGTGGCCGCCCGCGCCGCATTCCGTGAAGGTATGCGTGAAGCCGGACCGAAACTTTTGGAGCCGATCATGCGTGTCGAAGTTGTGACCCCGGAAGATTACATGGGTGACATCATCGGCGATCTGAATTCACGTCGTGGACAGGTTAGTGATATGGACCAGCGCGGCAACGCTCGTGTGGTTTTGGCCATGGTGCCGCTGGCTAACATGTTCGGTTACGTCAACACCCTGCGTTCCATGTCTCAGGGACGCGCCCAGTACAGTATGCATTTTGACAATTATTCTGAAGTTCCAAGGCAGGTCGCCGAGGAAGTTCAAACCAAATTGGCCGGCTAA
- the nusG gene encoding transcription termination/antitermination protein NusG — MAIRWYVIHAYSGFEQKVASSIEEQAEQAGMGDLFEQVLVPVEEVVEMRRGARVAAERKFFPGYVLAKMEMTDETWHLVKNTPKVTGFLGSGGRPSPITNAEAERILYQVQEGIERPKPSVLFEVGEQVRVCDGPFNSFNGLVEDVDEERARLKVAVSIFGRATPVELEYSQVEKL, encoded by the coding sequence ATGGCAATTCGCTGGTACGTCATTCATGCCTATTCCGGCTTTGAGCAGAAGGTTGCCTCTTCCATTGAAGAGCAGGCCGAGCAGGCCGGCATGGGCGATCTGTTTGAACAGGTTCTGGTGCCGGTCGAGGAAGTCGTCGAGATGCGCCGCGGGGCGCGCGTAGCGGCAGAACGCAAGTTCTTCCCGGGCTATGTCCTGGCCAAAATGGAAATGACCGACGAAACATGGCATCTGGTTAAAAATACGCCGAAGGTCACAGGTTTTTTGGGTTCTGGTGGACGTCCTTCACCGATCACCAACGCCGAAGCCGAACGTATCTTGTATCAGGTGCAGGAAGGTATCGAACGTCCGAAGCCTTCTGTTCTGTTTGAAGTCGGTGAGCAGGTTCGTGTTTGCGATGGTCCGTTTAATTCGTTTAACGGCCTCGTTGAAGACGTCGATGAAGAGCGCGCAAGGCTCAAGGTGGCGGTGTCCATCTTTGGTCGGGCGACGCCTGTGGAACTTGAATATTCACAGGTCGAGAAGCTCTAG
- the secE gene encoding preprotein translocase subunit SecE has product MAKISPAQFIQEVRQETSKVTWPTRRETGVSTAMVFVMVILAAMFFFLVDQLMAFGVRMIFGLGG; this is encoded by the coding sequence ATGGCGAAGATTAGCCCGGCCCAGTTCATTCAGGAAGTGCGACAGGAAACGTCCAAGGTGACGTGGCCAACACGCAGAGAGACAGGTGTCTCTACGGCGATGGTTTTTGTCATGGTTATCCTGGCTGCAATGTTCTTCTTTCTGGTCGATCAATTGATGGCTTTCGGTGTTCGCATGATTTTTGGGTTGGGAGGTTAA